A section of the Tenrec ecaudatus isolate mTenEca1 chromosome 10, mTenEca1.hap1, whole genome shotgun sequence genome encodes:
- the PDE6G gene encoding retinal rod rhodopsin-sensitive cGMP 3',5'-cyclic phosphodiesterase subunit gamma, which produces MNLEPPKTEFRPATRVTGGPVTPRKGPPKFKQRQTRQFKSKPPKKGIQGFGDDIPGMEGLGTDITVICPWEAFNHLELHELAQYGII; this is translated from the exons ATGAACTTGGAGCCCCCCAAGACTGAGTTCCGGCCAGCCACCAGAGTGACTGGGGGACCTGTTACCCCCAGGAAAGGGCCCCCCAAGTTCAAGCAGCGGCAGACCAGGCAGTTCAAGAGCAAACCCCCCAAGAAAGGCATCCAAGG GTTTGGGGATGACATTCCTGGCATGGAAGGCCTGGGAACAG ACATCACCGTCATCTGCCCGTGGGAGGCCTTCAACCACCTGGAGCTGCACGAGCTGGCACAGTATGGCATCATCTAA